In Pyrus communis chromosome 1, drPyrComm1.1, whole genome shotgun sequence, the following are encoded in one genomic region:
- the LOC137711502 gene encoding ubiquitin carboxyl-terminal hydrolase 16-like, protein MHVAGDLGFRSLVLVVCFLASVIGFFVVRRKWRLANARREEIRRLLVLAKEEVARAEFEVTAGYGAVPVAEIKGSYCVVCYCPTTTRCARCKAVRYCSAKCQIVHWRQGHKEECRPPSIIHQNVVVASDSELKVTKEDLEINTDKFESRESVEKSSEEPALPNPGCPPDVECIRDDDSEDEFLAERKGTNSTSDSPATSFSGFSTSASGTESSDDVSVSGSVSSFEPDKSDGQPSADDAFEIQQAPFNGNNIDQSKPSSPKFASLVDSVGGFAKLNKLNQVKLSVNDENERRSNSSSGLNNSGMSEGPVAESCTPSSDFWGNTLDPVGSRSDAQVSNSRVASNRKISDSGSSLHFSFNLSGSTAPPLHRLGSRSSGTRLGDDLLDSSELSKSTCGADLSEKISGDAVKVKNSPSQKSKGSKNEDNESSSNSHAFKFREIKSSSSPSVHKSVGTERISKCTHALKPSRVLSTSSERSDQAVKNCNRTSDVLKSREAGTPSPSVSDSRHAPAVGGSLPLVKSGKVDFAEASNAVSSQATNLSNNRNGLKTSVFKVFDQFRGSKIPKLYPVGVGSEIAGKYSEKQEHFRYELFVKLYNWNKVELRPSGLINCGNSCYANAVLQCLSFTPPLTAYLLQGFHSKACVKKEWCFMCEFESLVSKAKEGNSPLSPMGILSQLRKIGSQLGNGREEDAHEFLRYAIDMMQSVCLTEAGVNSSRSLKEETTLIGLTFGGYLRSKIKCTKCQGKSERQERMMDLTVEIEGDIGTLEEALRRFTGTETLDGENKYQCSSCKSYEKAKKKLTILEAPNILTIALKRFQSGKFGKINKPIRFPEILDLAPFMSSTSDKSPIYRLYGVVVHLDIMNAAFSGHYVCYVRNSQNKWFMVDDSTVTPVELERVLTKGAYMLLYSRCLPRAPRLIRNRIISPDPKHRAIPSWIGGKTTNLKPKSVSTHSAVAPSVPSAHSPEELQRILEEDSSSDNSSLISNNSDEGSYSTDSTCCSPSTDDLSDYIFGHSVHGWSSSFRKFSDSDTSSSSSPSSTTHSPLSDSYRYA, encoded by the exons atgcatgtggctggGGATTTAGGGTTTCGGAGCCTCGTGCTGGTGGTTTGTTTTCTGGCGTCGGTGATCGGATTCTTCGTGGTTCGGAGAAAATGGCGCCTCGCTAACGCCAGGAGGGAGGAGATCAGGAGACTTTTGGTCTTGGCCAAGGAGGAAGTTGCTAGAGCTGAGTTCGAGGTCACGGCTGGGTACGGCGCTGTTCCGGTAGCTGAGATTAAGGGTTCGTATTGCGTTGTTTGTTACTGCCCCACCACCACGCGCTGCGCCCGCTGCAAAGCAGTTCGCTACTG TTCTGCAAAGTGTCAAATTGTTCATTGGCGGCAAGGTCACAAGGAAGAGTGCCGTCCTCCTAGCATAATTCACCAGAATGTTGTAGTGGCAAGTGATTCTGAACTAAAGGTAACCAAAGAAGACCTTGAAATTAATACCGACAAGTTTGAAAGCAGGGAGTCTGTTGAAAAATCTTCTGAGGAACCTGCATTGCCTAATCCTGGTTGCCCTCCCGATGTTGAATGCATAAGGGATGATGATAGTGAAGATGAATTTCTTGCCGAGAGGAAAGGAACAAATTCTACATCTGACTCACCAGCTACCTCTTTTTCTGGATTTTCTACTTCTGCCAGTGGTACTGAATCTTCGGACGATGTTTCTGTCAGTGGGAGTGTTAGTTCATTTGAACCTGACAAATCAGATGGGCAACCATCTGCTGATGATGCCTTTGAGATCCAGCAGGCTCCCTTTAATGGTAACAACATCGATCAATCTAAGCCATCATCTCCAAAGTTTGCTAGCTTGGTTGATTCTGTTGGTGGTTTTGCTAAGTTAAATAAGTTGAATCAGGTTAAACTTAGTGTTAATGATGAAAATGAGCGGAGATCAAATTCTTCTTCAGGTTTGAACAACAGTGGCATGAGTGAGGGTCCAGTTGCTGAGTCTTGTACGCCATCCTCTGATTTCTGGGGGAACACTCTTGATCCCGTAGGGTCCAGGAGTGATGCCCAAGTGTCCAATTCCAGAGTAGCTAGTAATAGAAAGATATCTGATTCTGGATCTTCCttacatttttctttcaacttgtCTGGAAGTACTGCACCTCCCCTTCATAGGCTAGGCTCCAGGTCAAGTGGCACCAGGTTAGGTGATGATCTTCTGGATTCTTCGGAGCTCAGTAAGTCCACTTGTGGAGCAGATTTATCAGAGAAGATTAGTGGAGATGCTGTGAAGGTCAAGAATTCCCCATCCCAGAAAAGTAAAGGGTCAAAAAATGAGGATAATGAATCTAGCAGCAATTCACATGCCTTCAAGTTCAGAGAAATTAAGTCTTCCTCCTCGCCTTCTGTTCATAAATCTGTTGGCACTGAAAGAATTTCAAAATGCACACATGCTTTGAAACCTAGTAGAGTGCTATCCACAAGCTCAGAAAGGTCAGATCAGGCTGTTAAGAACTGCAACAGAACTTCAGATGTTTTGAAGTCTAGAGAAGCTGGAACTCCATCACCCAGTGTTTCTGATTCTCGCCATGCACCTGCTGTTGGAGGCTCACTTCCACTTGTAAAATCTGGAAAAGTTGACTTTGCTGAGGCTAGTAATGCTGTTTCATCTCAAGCTACAAATCTTTCAAATAATAGGAATGGCTTGAAAACCTCTGTATTTAAGGTTTTCGATCAGTTTAGAGGATCCAAAATACCAAAGCTCTATCCTGTGGGAGTTGGGAGTGAGATTGCAGGAAAATACAGCGAGAAG CAGGAACACTTTCGGTATGAATTATTTGTTAAGCTTTACAATTGGAACAAGGTGGAATTGCGCCCTTCTGGCCTTATAAATTGCGGTAACAG CTGCTATGCCAATGCAGTGCTACAGTGCTTGTCATTTACTCCACCTCTGACTGCTTATTTGCTTCAAGGATTCCATTCtaaagctt GTGTAAAGAAGGAATGGTGTTTCATGTGTGAGTTTGAAAGTCTAGTTTCAAAGGCAAAGGAAGGGAACTCTCCTCTGTCTCCTATGGGAATACTTTCCCAGTTGAGAAAAATTGGAAGTCAACTTGGTAATGGGAGAGAAGAAGATGCCCATGAATTTCTAAG GTATGCTATTGACATGATGCAATCTGTTTGCCTTACGGAAGCTGGGGTTAATTCGTCACGCTCTTTGAAAGAAGAAACAACTTTAATAGGCCTTACATTTGGAGGCTACCTTCGATCAAAG ATAAAATGCACAAAGTGCCAAGGTAAGTCTGAGCGGCAGGAAAGAATGATGGATCTTACTGTTGAGATTGAGGGTGATATAGGAACCCTGGAAGAGGCTCTTCGTCGATTTACTGGTACTGAGACCTTGGATGGGGAGAACAAATACCAATGTAGCAG TTGCAAATCTTATGAGAAGGCCAAAAAGAAGTTGACGATACTGGAAGCTCCAAATATCCTTACAATTGCACTAAAGCGTTTTCAG TCTGGAAAATTTGGGAAGATCAATAAGCCTATCCGGTTTCCTGAGATCCTGGACTTGGCACCTTTTATGAGTAGTACAagtgataaatcgcctatataCAGACTTTACGGGGTGGTTGTTCACTTAGATATCATGAATGCCGCATTTTCTGGTCACTACGTGTGCTATGTCAGGAATTCCCAGAACAAGTGGTTCATGGTTGATGACAGCACG GTAACACCTGTGGAACTTGAAAGGGTCTTGACGAAAGGCGCTTACATGCTTCTTTATTCAAG ATGCTTGCCAAGGGCCCCTCGATTGATAAGGAACAGAATAATCTCTCCTGATCCCAAACATCGAGCCATTCCTTCCTGGATCGGTGGAAAGACTACCAATTTGAAACCAAAATCTGTCTCCACACATTCTGCTGTTGCCCCTTCCGTACCCAGTGCACATTCACCAGAGGAGCTGCAAAGGATTTTGGAAGAGGACTCATCAAGTGACAATTCTTCCCTTATCAGCAACAACTCCGACGAAGGTTCTTACAGTACTGATAGTACTTGTTGCTCTCCCAGCACCGATGACTTGTCTGATTACATATTTGGTCATTCAGTGCATGGTTGGAGTAGCTCGTTTAGAAAATTTTCGGATTCTGACACTTCTTCATCTTCCTCACCCTCGAGTACTACGCATTCGCCCCTCTCTGATTCGTACCGGTATGCTTAA